The following proteins are encoded in a genomic region of Pseudodesulfovibrio mercurii:
- a CDS encoding alpha/beta hydrolase family protein translates to MQRALSWTLSILFHAVAAVALLHSVSLPPTLPEELMEVELTQVEEPQPVIPMPAPVPVPTPAPEPECPAEPPAAAPLPMDKTVVLDDAPPPEPAPQAEAEPAPAPEPEPDVVEISPTKTLPPEEPPKPEEELAEDGLPKKIYVRKDGTVHRGAEARFGRAMMGDYFSYSAQEFSGQFRTKDDRVISIIDARNTKYGRFLIYDSKNKTLRRLKQAFGKYVYTIGPSVYADEPVTGSVTFLAKDDRIERFILVTDDDRIAHYPVKVHVREEEVAFDGPAGRIPAQFSRPPYDEGHAGVVVVHGPDCADPGMVQAFTRTLSMHGLAALTFEPRGCGLETPSPAGSGELAEDTEAAFAFLAAHPSVGADRAGIWGAGPGVPAAIRAAAQAGPRFLVCMLTDALDPGDLPGRETLAALKLPVFWLVTGRETARWRPLLTTLESLRDKDKRAFTIVVAPARTSREVLEAEGNRSSWVEQVADDHAALAASWIDNLR, encoded by the coding sequence ATGCAACGGGCACTGAGCTGGACACTCTCCATCCTTTTCCACGCCGTGGCGGCGGTGGCCCTGCTCCATTCCGTGAGCCTGCCGCCGACCCTGCCCGAGGAGCTGATGGAGGTGGAGCTGACCCAGGTGGAGGAACCGCAGCCGGTCATCCCCATGCCCGCGCCCGTCCCGGTGCCCACACCCGCGCCCGAGCCCGAGTGCCCGGCCGAGCCCCCGGCCGCCGCGCCCCTGCCCATGGACAAGACCGTGGTCCTGGACGACGCGCCGCCGCCCGAGCCCGCCCCCCAGGCCGAAGCCGAACCCGCGCCCGCCCCGGAGCCCGAGCCCGATGTGGTCGAGATCAGCCCGACCAAGACCCTGCCTCCCGAGGAGCCGCCCAAGCCCGAGGAGGAGCTGGCCGAGGACGGGCTGCCCAAGAAGATTTACGTGCGCAAGGACGGCACCGTGCACCGGGGGGCCGAGGCGCGCTTCGGCCGGGCCATGATGGGCGACTACTTCTCCTACTCGGCCCAGGAGTTCTCCGGCCAGTTCCGGACCAAGGACGACCGGGTCATCTCCATCATCGACGCCCGCAACACCAAATACGGGCGGTTTCTGATCTACGATTCCAAAAACAAGACCCTGCGCCGCCTGAAGCAGGCCTTCGGCAAGTACGTCTACACCATCGGCCCGTCCGTGTACGCCGACGAGCCGGTCACGGGCTCGGTCACCTTCCTGGCCAAGGACGACCGCATCGAGCGGTTCATCCTGGTCACGGACGACGACCGCATCGCCCACTACCCGGTCAAGGTCCACGTGCGCGAGGAGGAGGTGGCCTTCGACGGACCCGCCGGACGGATTCCGGCCCAGTTCTCCCGCCCGCCCTACGACGAGGGCCACGCGGGCGTGGTGGTGGTCCACGGGCCGGACTGCGCCGACCCCGGCATGGTCCAGGCCTTCACCCGGACCCTGTCCATGCACGGCCTGGCCGCCCTGACCTTCGAGCCGCGCGGCTGCGGGCTGGAGACCCCCTCCCCGGCGGGCTCCGGGGAGCTGGCCGAGGACACCGAGGCCGCCTTCGCGTTCCTGGCCGCCCACCCCTCCGTGGGCGCGGACAGGGCGGGCATCTGGGGGGCCGGACCGGGCGTGCCCGCGGCCATCCGGGCCGCCGCCCAGGCCGGGCCGCGCTTCCTGGTCTGCATGCTGACCGACGCGCTCGACCCCGGCGACCTGCCGGGCCGCGAGACCCTGGCCGCCCTGAAGCTGCCCGTGTTCTGGCTGGTCACGGGCCGGGAAACCGCCCGGTGGCGGCCCCTGCTGACCACCCTCGAAAGCCTGCGCGACAAGGACAAGCGCGCCTTCACCATCGTGGTCGCCCCGGCCAGGACCAGCCGGGAGGTCCTCGAGGCCGAGGGCAACCGCTCCTCCTGGGTCGAGCAGGTGGCCGACGACCACGCCGCCCTGGCCGCATCCTGGATCGACAACCTCAGATAA
- a CDS encoding PAS domain-containing sensor histidine kinase — MKIDRDTIARPDAETRKRLMESDPALFRSLIEASGMAVSIHDKNLFPLWGNQAYADLWGYPVDEILDLPHELVMPPESVELYRSSVLPNIRKGRPWEGEYVIRARDGSLHTVKGWFDPIADETGEVTHVIAIKQDLSDVIRMREALGAAEKSLNFISDCTSDIFFRLNLHTGLYDYLSPSVERFSGYTVREYQACPMLVRKIVHPDWHGYLDVIMEEMLAGTVRDELEFQFIHKSGKVHWASQRQILLRDKNGEPVAVEGIATDITARKEAEERLRASEEKYRFLAENTADVIWTMDNDYRLAYATPSIVDISGYTMEELQGRSFRRMITRPSLRRFDQALVRRRESERTGDYSLINSLELEHIHKDGGTFWAETVIKRLLDDKGRPCGFQGVSRDVTIRREAGEAILASEARFRTLFEDSPISLWEEDLTKLKFYFDELRERGVTDFRRFFYDNPEGLARCAALVTVVDVNKATLSLLGATSKEELFGNLDKVLTESSMAAFAEEMILLASGGREYCGEITNRTLDGETIWVMVHFFVPDEYKDTLSRVIVSLLDVTPRRRAEEALMDSEERYRVLAENSQEGVIVMQNGTARYVNESMLRITGYSARELEELDFTDMVHPGDRNEHAPQFARLDSGEMNESLGSFRILTSSGGIKWVNMSVKPIMWGGREAQMLILTNITRYKALESELLIAHAQMENRVRKRTAELSKANVRLKAEAEERGKAQERIQALTQQLIRVQEDERQRISRDLHDNVAQDLSSIMLKMETLFDGHPDADPELARRGEAVANVLRNTIASVREIAYGLRPPALDQLGLVQALTNLCHDAGSRYGFDVDFFSTGIENISLDFDVEINLYRMVQEAVRNICRHAGATKAVIRLVKSHPDILIRIEDNGRGFPEDGPARTDPGKRMGLQSMEERARLIGGSLEIQTLTGTGTRILFKVPIESARRHG, encoded by the coding sequence GTGAAGATCGACCGCGACACCATAGCACGCCCTGACGCCGAGACCCGCAAACGGCTGATGGAAAGCGATCCCGCCCTGTTCCGGAGCCTGATCGAGGCCTCGGGCATGGCCGTGTCCATCCACGACAAAAACCTTTTCCCCCTCTGGGGGAACCAGGCCTACGCCGACCTCTGGGGCTACCCCGTGGACGAGATCCTGGACCTGCCCCACGAGCTGGTCATGCCCCCCGAGAGCGTGGAACTGTACCGGAGCAGCGTACTGCCGAACATCCGGAAGGGGCGCCCCTGGGAAGGGGAGTACGTGATCCGTGCCAGGGACGGGAGCCTGCACACGGTCAAAGGGTGGTTCGACCCCATCGCCGACGAGACCGGCGAGGTGACCCACGTCATCGCCATCAAGCAGGACCTGTCCGACGTCATCCGCATGCGCGAGGCCCTGGGCGCGGCCGAAAAGAGCCTGAACTTCATCTCCGACTGCACCAGCGACATCTTCTTCCGCCTGAACCTGCACACCGGGCTCTACGACTACCTGAGCCCCTCGGTGGAGCGGTTCTCGGGCTACACCGTCCGGGAGTACCAGGCGTGCCCCATGCTCGTGCGCAAGATCGTCCACCCGGACTGGCACGGCTACCTGGACGTGATCATGGAGGAGATGCTCGCGGGCACGGTGCGCGACGAGCTGGAATTCCAGTTCATCCACAAGTCGGGCAAGGTCCACTGGGCCAGCCAGCGGCAGATCCTGCTCCGGGACAAGAACGGCGAGCCCGTGGCCGTGGAGGGCATAGCCACGGACATCACCGCGCGCAAGGAGGCCGAGGAGCGGCTGCGGGCCAGCGAGGAAAAATACCGCTTCCTGGCCGAGAACACCGCCGACGTCATCTGGACCATGGACAACGACTACCGCCTGGCCTACGCCACCCCGTCCATCGTCGACATCAGCGGCTACACCATGGAGGAGCTCCAGGGCCGGTCCTTCCGCAGGATGATCACCCGGCCGTCCCTGCGCCGGTTCGACCAGGCCCTGGTCCGGCGGCGGGAATCCGAGAGGACGGGCGACTACTCCCTGATAAACAGCCTGGAGCTGGAGCACATCCACAAGGACGGCGGGACCTTCTGGGCCGAGACCGTGATCAAGCGGCTGCTCGACGACAAGGGCCGCCCGTGCGGGTTCCAGGGCGTGTCCAGGGACGTGACCATCCGCCGGGAGGCCGGGGAGGCCATCCTGGCCAGCGAGGCCCGCTTCCGCACCCTGTTCGAGGACTCGCCCATCTCCCTGTGGGAGGAGGACCTGACCAAGCTCAAGTTCTATTTCGACGAGCTCAGGGAGCGGGGCGTCACCGATTTCCGCCGGTTCTTCTACGACAACCCCGAGGGCCTGGCCCGGTGCGCCGCCCTGGTCACCGTGGTGGACGTGAACAAGGCCACCCTGTCCCTGCTCGGGGCGACGAGCAAGGAGGAGCTGTTCGGCAACCTGGACAAGGTCCTGACCGAGTCCTCCATGGCCGCCTTCGCCGAGGAGATGATCCTGCTCGCCTCGGGCGGCCGCGAATACTGCGGCGAGATCACCAACCGCACCCTGGACGGCGAGACCATCTGGGTCATGGTCCACTTCTTCGTCCCGGACGAGTACAAGGACACCCTGTCCAGGGTCATCGTCTCCCTGCTCGACGTGACCCCCAGGCGGCGGGCCGAAGAGGCCCTCATGGACTCCGAGGAGCGCTACCGCGTGCTGGCCGAAAACTCCCAGGAGGGGGTCATCGTCATGCAGAACGGCACGGCCCGCTACGTCAACGAGTCCATGCTGCGCATCACCGGCTACTCGGCCCGCGAACTCGAGGAGCTGGACTTCACGGACATGGTCCACCCCGGCGACCGGAACGAGCACGCCCCCCAGTTCGCCCGCCTCGACTCCGGGGAGATGAACGAATCGCTCGGTTCCTTCCGCATCCTGACCAGCAGCGGCGGGATCAAGTGGGTGAACATGAGCGTCAAGCCGATCATGTGGGGCGGCCGCGAGGCCCAGATGCTCATCCTGACCAACATCACCCGGTACAAGGCGCTGGAATCCGAACTGCTCATCGCCCACGCCCAGATGGAGAACCGGGTGCGCAAGCGGACCGCCGAGCTGTCCAAGGCCAACGTCCGGCTCAAGGCCGAGGCCGAGGAGCGGGGCAAGGCCCAGGAACGCATCCAGGCCCTGACCCAGCAGCTCATCCGCGTGCAGGAGGACGAGCGCCAGCGCATCTCCCGCGACCTGCACGACAACGTGGCCCAGGACCTGTCGTCCATCATGCTCAAGATGGAGACCCTGTTCGACGGCCACCCGGACGCGGACCCGGAGCTGGCCCGGCGGGGCGAGGCCGTGGCCAACGTCCTGCGCAACACCATCGCCTCGGTCCGGGAAATCGCCTACGGCCTGCGCCCCCCGGCCCTGGATCAGCTCGGCCTGGTCCAGGCCCTGACCAACCTGTGCCATGACGCGGGCAGCCGATATGGCTTTGACGTTGACTTTTTTTCCACCGGAATCGAGAATATTTCCTTGGACTTCGACGTGGAAATCAACCTCTATCGAATGGTCCAGGAAGCCGTCCGGAACATCTGCCGCCACGCGGGGGCGACCAAGGCCGTCATCCGCCTGGTCAAGAGCCACCCGGACATCCTCATCCGCATCGAGGACAACGGCCGCGGATTCCCGGAGGATGGACCGGCCCGGACCGACCCGGGAAAACGCATGGGGTTGCAAAGCATGGAGGAACGAGCCCGCCTCATCGGCGGCTCCCTGGAGATCCAGACCCTGACCGGGACCGGAACCCGCATCCTCTTCAAGGTACCGATAGAAAGCGCGAGGAGACATGGCTAG
- a CDS encoding response regulator, giving the protein MGANTLDIMIVDDHPLFREGLKTIVSRDANFAVCAEAGTGQEGVNLARTHKPDIVLVDISMPDKSGIQMIRELKDELPLTRFVIISMHSEADYIVEAFRAGATGYIIKESAAGQLLKGLNTVAGGNLFLDSALSQEVVFKLLQTKTGEADGQDDPYATLTPREQEVMRMLAEGLTAKAVAEQLFISPKTVENHRTNLMKKLGLKSSVELVRYAARLGLIDIETWAI; this is encoded by the coding sequence ATGGGAGCGAACACCTTGGACATCATGATCGTCGATGACCACCCCCTCTTTCGCGAGGGCCTCAAGACCATCGTCAGCCGGGACGCGAACTTCGCGGTCTGCGCCGAGGCCGGCACCGGCCAGGAGGGGGTCAACCTGGCCCGGACGCACAAGCCGGACATCGTCCTGGTGGACATCTCCATGCCCGACAAGAGCGGCATCCAGATGATCCGCGAACTCAAGGACGAGCTGCCCCTGACCCGGTTCGTGATCATCTCCATGCACTCCGAGGCCGACTACATCGTCGAGGCCTTCCGCGCCGGGGCCACCGGCTACATCATCAAGGAATCCGCCGCCGGACAGCTCCTCAAGGGGCTGAACACCGTGGCCGGCGGCAACCTCTTCCTGGACAGCGCCCTGTCCCAGGAGGTCGTCTTCAAGCTGCTCCAGACCAAGACCGGCGAGGCCGACGGCCAGGACGACCCCTACGCCACCCTGACCCCGCGCGAGCAGGAGGTCATGCGCATGCTCGCCGAGGGGCTGACAGCCAAGGCCGTGGCCGAGCAGCTGTTCATCTCCCCCAAGACCGTGGAGAACCACCGCACCAACCTGATGAAGAAGCTCGGCCTCAAGAGCTCCGTGGAGCTCGTCCGCTACGCCGCCCGCCTCGGCCTCATCGACATCGAGACCTGGGCCATCTAG
- a CDS encoding Hsp20/alpha crystallin family protein, which produces MSEVAKKEEGKELSRFRPATDILEREDGFHIFMDMPGVSKGDMSIDLEEDELTVTGRSSQCPAPGEKYVEAQFGECEYVRAISISDIVDRERIKASLENGVLELFLPKVEKIQPKRITIEAQ; this is translated from the coding sequence ATGAGCGAAGTCGCGAAGAAAGAGGAAGGCAAGGAATTGAGCCGCTTCCGTCCGGCCACGGACATCCTGGAGCGTGAGGACGGCTTTCACATCTTCATGGACATGCCCGGCGTGAGCAAGGGCGACATGTCCATCGACCTGGAAGAGGACGAACTGACCGTCACGGGCCGTTCGAGCCAGTGCCCGGCCCCGGGCGAGAAGTACGTGGAGGCGCAGTTCGGCGAGTGCGAGTACGTGCGCGCCATCTCCATCTCCGACATCGTGGACCGGGAGCGCATCAAGGCCTCCCTGGAAAACGGCGTCCTGGAACTGTTCCTGCCCAAGGTGGAGAAGATCCAGCCCAAGCGGATCACCATCGAAGCGCAATAG
- a CDS encoding Hsp20/alpha crystallin family protein, with translation MVIDFNTLYNFPSRLDRVFEQMLRSPMGDDRRLAYPPLNLSNDDENIYVRAEVPGVTIEDVELTLTDKTLVIKGERTAPEGKFYRQERPSGVFHRVINIGVPVNREKVTASMKDGILTVTLPKSEEIKPRTISIDVA, from the coding sequence ATGGTTATCGATTTCAATACGCTCTATAATTTCCCGTCCAGGTTGGACCGTGTCTTCGAGCAGATGCTGCGATCGCCCATGGGCGACGACCGGCGTTTGGCTTACCCCCCGCTCAATCTGAGCAACGACGACGAGAATATTTACGTCCGCGCGGAAGTGCCCGGAGTGACCATCGAAGACGTGGAACTGACGTTGACCGACAAGACGCTGGTCATCAAGGGCGAGCGCACCGCCCCGGAAGGCAAATTCTATCGGCAGGAGCGCCCGAGTGGCGTTTTCCACAGAGTTATCAACATCGGCGTGCCGGTCAACCGGGAGAAGGTTACCGCTTCCATGAAGGACGGTATCCTGACCGTGACCCTGCCCAAGTCCGAAGAGATCAAGCCGCGCACGATCAGCATCGACGTTGCCTAA
- a CDS encoding PLP-dependent aminotransferase family protein, with protein MTIYAPALVRGQGPLYVELADAIERDIEAGTLAPGERLPTHRDLADALGVNVSTVTRGYREAEKRGLISATVGRGTFVTSDAVTNSSMVSFEPCAPGMLELGLIAPLDHLDPEITEAFRRIARRRDPASLLRYSDPRGQAEHRRAGALWAERFGVPAQAEDVVVCAGSQHALTCALGGLLRPGDRLAVDELTYPGLKTLAAMLGLRLVPIPMDEHGMDPAGLDAACRRDEIKALYLMPGVHNPTTATLSEARRNEIARLADRHDLILIEDDAYDLTDPGRMAPVGNRAPHRRVYIAGMSKSLAAGLRVAFVVAPQHLVKPLAQAVLNTVWMAPPLNVELAAMWIHDGTADRVVEAKRAEAARRYMLACDVLDGLRFRGKRSGFFLWLELPEPWTGRALEQAAAGRGVSVFGAEKFTVGQSPAPRAARVSLTGAESPERLREGLVILRDILRGRP; from the coding sequence ATGACAATATACGCACCCGCACTGGTCCGGGGCCAGGGCCCCCTGTACGTGGAATTGGCGGACGCCATCGAACGGGACATCGAGGCCGGGACGCTCGCGCCCGGCGAGCGGCTGCCCACCCACCGCGACCTGGCCGACGCCCTGGGCGTCAACGTGTCCACGGTGACGCGCGGCTACCGCGAGGCCGAGAAGCGCGGCCTGATCTCGGCCACGGTGGGGCGCGGAACCTTCGTCACCTCGGACGCGGTGACCAACTCCTCCATGGTCTCCTTCGAGCCGTGCGCCCCCGGCATGCTCGAACTCGGGCTCATCGCGCCCCTGGACCACCTGGACCCGGAGATCACCGAGGCCTTCCGGCGCATCGCCCGGCGCAGGGACCCGGCCTCGCTGCTGCGTTACTCCGACCCGCGCGGCCAGGCCGAACATCGGCGGGCGGGCGCGCTCTGGGCCGAGCGCTTCGGGGTCCCGGCCCAGGCCGAGGACGTCGTGGTCTGCGCCGGGTCCCAGCACGCCCTGACCTGCGCCCTGGGAGGCCTGCTGCGTCCCGGCGACCGGCTGGCCGTGGACGAGCTGACCTACCCCGGCCTCAAGACCCTGGCCGCCATGCTCGGCCTGCGCCTGGTGCCCATCCCCATGGACGAGCACGGCATGGACCCGGCGGGCCTGGACGCGGCCTGCCGCCGGGACGAGATCAAGGCCCTCTACCTCATGCCCGGCGTGCACAATCCCACCACCGCCACCCTGTCCGAGGCGCGGCGCAACGAGATCGCCCGCCTGGCCGACCGCCACGACCTGATCCTCATCGAGGACGACGCCTACGACCTGACGGACCCCGGCCGCATGGCCCCGGTGGGCAACCGCGCGCCGCACCGCCGCGTCTACATCGCGGGCATGTCCAAGTCCCTGGCCGCAGGGCTGCGCGTGGCCTTTGTGGTCGCCCCCCAGCACCTGGTCAAGCCCCTGGCCCAGGCCGTGCTGAACACCGTCTGGATGGCCCCGCCCCTCAATGTGGAGCTGGCCGCCATGTGGATTCACGACGGCACCGCCGACCGCGTGGTGGAGGCCAAGCGGGCCGAGGCCGCCCGCCGCTACATGCTCGCCTGCGACGTGCTCGACGGCCTGCGCTTCCGGGGCAAGCGCTCGGGCTTCTTCCTCTGGCTCGAACTCCCGGAGCCGTGGACCGGCCGCGCCCTGGAGCAGGCCGCCGCCGGCCGGGGGGTGAGCGTGTTCGGGGCCGAGAAGTTCACCGTGGGCCAGAGCCCCGCGCCCCGCGCCGCCCGCGTCTCCCTGACCGGCGCGGAATCGCCTGAGCGGCTGCGCGAAGGGCTGGTCATCCTGCGCGACATCCTCCGGGGCCGCCCCTAG
- a CDS encoding LysE family translocator → MSLETYAAFVLFVIVMTGTPGAGNLTMMGIGQTTGFRSAVPFLIGTTVGMVSLNTLVCFGLGGLFMASPNLALAMKVVGMSYILYLGWKLLSMTLSARTVDRRFSFAEGVVLHPLNPKSWAMSVVGFSMLADPAVALWREVAVFVPTFLFFQVLFHSTWGLAGAVILRTLKSGGVLVAVNCVLVAVMVGATAYALFI, encoded by the coding sequence ATGAGCCTGGAAACATACGCCGCCTTCGTCCTCTTCGTCATCGTCATGACCGGCACGCCCGGCGCGGGCAACCTGACCATGATGGGCATCGGCCAGACCACGGGCTTCCGGTCCGCCGTCCCCTTCCTCATCGGGACCACGGTGGGCATGGTCTCCCTGAACACCCTGGTCTGCTTCGGCCTGGGCGGCCTGTTCATGGCCTCTCCCAACCTCGCGCTGGCCATGAAGGTGGTCGGGATGTCCTACATCCTGTATCTCGGCTGGAAGCTGCTTTCGATGACGCTGTCCGCCCGGACCGTGGACCGGCGGTTCTCCTTTGCCGAGGGGGTCGTCCTGCACCCGCTCAATCCCAAGAGCTGGGCCATGTCCGTGGTCGGGTTCAGCATGCTGGCCGACCCGGCCGTAGCCCTGTGGCGCGAGGTCGCGGTCTTCGTGCCCACCTTCCTGTTCTTCCAGGTGCTCTTCCACTCCACCTGGGGGCTGGCCGGGGCCGTGATCCTGCGCACCCTCAAGTCCGGCGGCGTGCTCGTCGCGGTCAACTGCGTGCTCGTGGCCGTCATGGTCGGGGCCACGGCCTACGCCCTGTTCATCTAG
- a CDS encoding class II fumarate hydratase, with amino-acid sequence MVRIETDSLGEVRVPETALWGAQTQRALELFTIDGELMPREMIRAYAILKKGCARANGAAGKLDDGRRDLIVAVCDEILAGKHADMFPLPVWISGSGTQFNMNVNEVIANRCSQLAGEPLGSKKPVHPNDHVNLSQSTNDNFPTVMYMAVATEVIERLMPSLAGMFEALSAKSEAWADIVKIGRTHMQDATPLTLGQEFSGYAAMVEDDGRRIREALESVFELPLGGTAVGTGVNSWPGFAEAAVGRIAELTGLPFVPARNRFAAQGSHDALVHLSAALKTLANSLHKIASDIRLLACGPRAGLGELVIPANEPGSSIMPGKVNPTQCEALTMVALQVVANDLAVTLGGTSGSLEMNACKPLIIRNALHSVRLLGDGMRSFTEHLLKGLEPDRERIAAHVAHSLMLVTALTPVIGYDKAARIALHAHRTGQSLREAALELKLVSAEEFDRVVVPELMIRPRG; translated from the coding sequence ATGGTTCGCATCGAGACGGACAGCCTGGGCGAGGTCCGGGTGCCGGAAACGGCGTTGTGGGGCGCGCAGACGCAGCGGGCGCTGGAACTGTTCACCATTGACGGGGAGCTGATGCCCCGCGAGATGATCCGGGCCTACGCCATCCTCAAGAAGGGATGCGCCCGGGCCAACGGCGCGGCCGGGAAGCTGGACGACGGGCGGCGCGACCTGATCGTCGCGGTCTGCGACGAGATCCTGGCCGGGAAGCACGCGGACATGTTTCCGCTGCCGGTGTGGATCTCGGGCAGCGGCACGCAGTTCAACATGAACGTCAACGAGGTCATCGCCAACCGCTGCTCACAGCTGGCGGGCGAGCCCCTCGGCTCCAAGAAGCCGGTCCACCCCAACGATCACGTCAACCTCAGTCAGTCAACCAACGATAACTTTCCGACAGTCATGTATATGGCTGTGGCGACGGAAGTTATTGAACGGCTTATGCCGTCGCTGGCCGGGATGTTCGAGGCCCTTTCGGCCAAGAGCGAGGCCTGGGCGGACATCGTCAAGATCGGGCGCACGCACATGCAGGACGCCACGCCCCTGACCCTGGGCCAGGAATTTTCCGGGTACGCCGCCATGGTGGAGGACGACGGGCGGCGCATCCGCGAGGCCCTGGAGTCCGTGTTCGAGCTGCCCCTGGGCGGCACGGCGGTGGGCACCGGGGTGAACAGCTGGCCCGGTTTCGCCGAGGCGGCCGTGGGGCGCATCGCGGAGCTGACCGGGCTGCCCTTCGTTCCGGCGCGCAACCGGTTCGCGGCCCAGGGCAGCCATGACGCGCTGGTGCACCTGTCGGCGGCCCTCAAGACCCTGGCCAATTCCCTGCACAAGATCGCTTCGGATATCCGGCTGCTGGCCTGCGGGCCGCGCGCCGGGCTGGGCGAGTTGGTCATCCCGGCCAACGAGCCGGGCTCGTCGATCATGCCGGGCAAGGTCAACCCGACCCAGTGCGAGGCCCTGACCATGGTCGCCCTCCAGGTCGTGGCCAACGACCTGGCCGTGACCCTGGGCGGCACGTCCGGCAGCCTGGAGATGAACGCCTGCAAGCCGCTGATCATCCGCAACGCGCTGCACTCGGTGCGGCTGCTGGGCGACGGCATGCGCAGCTTCACCGAGCACCTGCTCAAGGGGCTCGAACCGGACCGGGAGCGCATCGCCGCCCACGTGGCCCATTCGCTCATGCTGGTCACGGCCCTGACCCCGGTCATCGGCTACGACAAGGCGGCCAGGATCGCCCTGCACGCCCACCGGACCGGGCAGAGCCTGCGCGAGGCGGCCCTGGAGCTCAAGCTGGTCTCGGCCGAGGAGTTCGACCGCGTGGTGGTGCCGGAGCTGATGATCCGCCCCAGGGGCTAG
- a CDS encoding TrmH family RNA methyltransferase, with amino-acid sequence MQEHDRDKKDSKIYVVGNKPVKELLLDSPQKVDFVAFRKGRRDQAMEEILDLCRTAQVPYKSVSAKELDYMFRGNHQGVAARCAALDYTPLEQLLEEALQAPLPLIVALDQVQDTGNVGVLARTVYALGGAGLIVCQHHGAYIGAGAVRSSAGALNKLPVAKVGNLANAMKDCVNYDYTLYCARLAPDSDNVYTADLQTPAVLILGNEEKGIRPGVAKFAQHSLHIPFLREFDSLNVAQAGAIIVSEFARRLG; translated from the coding sequence ATGCAAGAACATGACCGGGACAAAAAAGATTCGAAAATCTACGTAGTTGGTAATAAGCCGGTCAAGGAACTTTTGCTGGATTCTCCACAAAAGGTGGATTTCGTCGCCTTCCGCAAGGGGCGGCGCGACCAGGCCATGGAGGAAATCCTCGACCTCTGCCGGACCGCCCAGGTGCCCTACAAGTCTGTTTCCGCCAAGGAATTGGACTACATGTTCCGGGGCAACCACCAGGGCGTGGCCGCCCGCTGCGCCGCCCTGGACTACACGCCCCTCGAACAACTCCTGGAGGAGGCTCTCCAGGCCCCCCTGCCGCTCATCGTCGCCCTGGACCAGGTCCAGGACACCGGCAACGTGGGCGTGCTCGCCCGCACGGTTTACGCCCTGGGCGGCGCGGGCCTCATCGTCTGCCAGCACCACGGGGCCTACATCGGGGCCGGGGCCGTGCGCTCCTCGGCCGGTGCCCTGAACAAGCTCCCGGTGGCCAAGGTCGGCAACCTGGCCAACGCCATGAAGGACTGCGTCAACTACGACTACACCCTGTACTGCGCCCGCCTGGCCCCGGATTCGGACAACGTCTACACCGCCGACCTGCAAACCCCGGCCGTGCTCATCCTGGGCAACGAGGAAAAGGGCATCCGGCCCGGCGTGGCCAAGTTCGCCCAGCACAGCCTGCACATCCCCTTCCTGCGGGAGTTCGACTCCCTCAACGTGGCCCAGGCCGGGGCCATCATCGTCTCGGAATTCGCCCGGCGGCTGGGATAG